The following are from one region of the Silene latifolia isolate original U9 population chromosome 9, ASM4854445v1, whole genome shotgun sequence genome:
- the LOC141600486 gene encoding uncharacterized protein LOC141600486 — protein MYEINQYECKTSRAALSQPPEGPNSGYLVIEDDKPASNSYFKSYKNPGTIIKGLPFPQNKGLSIEYQDDEYTYQSKVYLIPVINQPLSSNLYYVIQADGKHQGIVPISNGNNIVTGREYQIFEFSVTKTPDNTALFLAKSVANDGHPPKLLRNKYGRKINCNTTNSFTLKHVYGLNPFLRAQLPEFNFPMSQQWSKPLVVGTWYCPFMFIMEGSEKERVKNSVFYEMTLEQRWERVFSVDNNNGYGDEKKVTVDVVVQTEVVRIGGEAAVRAYGSMDKEVVWFKSRDKEVGLSKLIMDRIIWEEERVGWVKGNQEKELRIIKEEVYEGVNGWMSFGCYVLVESFVFDGAYSAPLTKSTY, from the exons ATGTATGAAATTAATCAGTATG AGTGTAAGACGTCTCGGGCCGCCCTGTCGCAACCACCGGAAGGTCCGAATTCTGGATACTTGGTAATCGAAGATGACAAACCGGCGTCAAATAGTTATTTTAAATCATATAAAAATCCAGGAACAATAATCAAGGGTCTACCATTTCCTCAAAACAAAGGTCTAAGCATAGAATACCAAGATGATGAATATACATATCAATCAAAGGTCTACTTGATTCCTGTCATTAATCAACCATTGTCATCTAATTTGTATTATGTCATCCAAGCTGATGGAAAGCATCAAGG tattgtgcccatatcaaatgggaacaatatagtGACTGGGAGAGAGTATCAAATATTCGAGTTTTCTGTTACCAAAACACCCGATAACACCGCCTTGTTCTTAGCTAAATCTGTTGCCAACGATGGACATCCTCCGAAACTCTTACGCAATAAGTATGGACGAAAGATTAACTGCAACACCACAAACAGTTTCACCCTTAAACACGTTTATGGTCTTAACCCGTTTCTTCGAGCTCAATTACCCGAATTCAACTTTCCAATGTCCCAACAATGGTCTAAACCCTTGGTGGTTGGTACTTGGTATTGTCCCTTCATGTTCATCATGGAAGGGTCTGAAAAAGAAAGGGTTAAAAACTCGGTTTTCTATGAAATGACTCTTGAGCAAAGATGGGAGCGAGTTTTTAGTGTCGACAATAATAATGGGTATGGTGATGAAAAGAAGGTTACAGTCGATGTTGTTGTTCAAACTGAGGTTGTTAGAATTGGTGGAGAAGCGGCTGTCAGAGCATATGGGAGTATGGATAAAGAGGTGGTGTGGTTTAAGAGTAGAGATAAAGAGGTGGGATTGAGTAAGTTGATAATGGATAGAATTATATGGGAAGAAGAAAGAGTTGGATGGGTTAAAGGGAATCAAGAGAAGGAATTGAGGATTATTAAGGAAGAAGTGTATGAAGGAGTTAATGGTTGGATGAGTTTTGGATGTTATGTTTTGGTTGAGAGTTTTgtttttgatggggcatattctgcaccgctgaccaagtcaacatattga
- the LOC141598827 gene encoding uncharacterized protein LOC141598827, with translation MYTTRSLTYYKNSPETLSQPPDGPNSGYLVIQDEESTPTCCFGLCKNPAIKDLPFPQNKLLTVEYHVQSGETQYHSYDDVYLIPVINQPLSSNLYYAIKADGRRKGEAYASSKEEDKITCCFCIPCIKDTKPRPFDPQDIYQQFQFSITKTCFNSNMLVAKSVAEDGHPPYFLRRTGWKINGKTPRNFTLNEVSGLNPSLRAHLPDFNFPISRQWSNPLVVGTWYCPFMFIIEGSEKERIKNSVFYEMTLEQRWERVFGVDNNGYGHEKKVTVDAVVQTEVVRIGGEAAEEAYRNNDNEVVWFKNRDGDVGLSKLIVDRMMWEEERVGWVKGKEGKQVRVVKDEEYGGVIGWRSFGFYVLVESFVLKRNDGSIVMTYDFMHTHQLRSKWE, from the exons ATGTATACAACCAGATCATTAACTTACTACAAGAACTCCCCGGAGACCTTGTCGCAACCACCAGACGGTCCAAATTCCGGTTATTTAGTAATCCAAGACGAGGAGTCTACGCCGACTTGTTGTTTTGGATTATGCAAGAATCCAGCGATCAAGGATCTGCCATTTCCTCAGAATAAACTCCTGACTGTAGAATACCATGTTCAAAGTGGTGAAACACAGTATCATAGCTATGATGACGTCTATTTGATTCCTGTTATTAATCAGCCATTGTCTTCTAATCTATATTACGCCATTAAAGCTGATGGAAGGCGTAAAGG GGAAGCATATGCAAGTTCAAAAGAAGAAGACAAGATTACATGTTGTTTTTGCATCCCCTGCATAAAAGATACAAAACCAAGACCCTTTGATCCCCAAGACATCTATCAACAATTCCAATTTTCCATTACAAAAACATGCTTTAACTCGAACATGCTCGTAGCCAAATCTGTTGCTGAAGATGGACACCCTCCTTATTTCTTACGTAGGACGGGTTGGAAGATTAATGGCAAAACCCCACGCAATTTCACCCTTAATGAAGTTTCCGGCCTTAACCCGTCTCTTAGAGCTCATTTACCCGACTTCAACTTCCCAATTTCCCGACAATGGTCTAACCCTTTGGTAGTTGGTACTTGGTATTGTCCCTTCATGTTCATCATTGAAGGGTCAGAAAAAGAAAGGATCAAAAACTCGGTTTTCTATGAGATGACTCTTGAGCAAAGATGGGAGCGGGTTTTTGGTGTGGACAATAATGGTTATGGTCACGAAAAGAAGGTTACAGTCGATGCTGTTGTGCAGACTGAGGTGGTAAGAATTGGTGGAGAAGCGGCCGAGGAGGCGTATAGGAATAATGATAATGAGGTGGTGTGGTTTAAGAATAGAGATGGAGATGTGGGATTAAGTAAGTTGATTGTGGATAGAATGATGTGGGAAGAGGAAAGAGTTGGATGGGTTAAAGGTAAAGAAGGTAAACAAGTAAGGGTGGTTAAAGATGAAGAGTATGGAGGAGTAATTGGTTGGAGAAGCTTTGGATTTTATGTTTTGGTTGAAAGTTTTGTTTTGAAGAGGAATGATGGGAGTATTGTGATGACTTATGATTTCATGCATACTCATCAACTAAGAAGCAAATGGGAGTAG
- the LOC141598828 gene encoding uncharacterized protein LOC141598828 — MYTARSLTYYRNTPGALSQPPEGPNSGYLVIQDEESTGTHFFGLLKDREVKDLPFPQNKLLTVRHSSGTAEHRHVTHDEVYLIPVINQPLSSNLYYAIKADGKHKGETYANSKEEDVIINCCGIRSIKDAKPRSFDSQDIYQQFQFSTTTSTWRDSTTLLAKSFAPNGHPPHFLRRKAWTISGKTPRNFTLHEVSGLNTSLRAHLPDFNFPISQQCSTPPLVVGTWYCPFMFIIEGSEKERIKNSVFYHMTLEQRWERVFSVDNNDYGHANKVTVDIVVPTEVARIGGQEEALAYMNNDNKVVWFKTRDREVGLSKLIVDRMMWEEERVGWVKVIEDKQVRVVKEEVYEGLVNGWRSFGCYVLVESFVLKRNDGSIVMTYDFMHTHQLKSKWE; from the exons ATGTATACAGCAAGGTCATTAACTTATTACCGGAACACGCCGGGGGCTTTGTCGCAACCACCGGAAGGTCCAAATTCCGGTTATTTAGTGATCCAAGACGAGGAGTCGACGGGCACCCATTTCTTTGGATTATTGAAGGACCGAGAGGTTAAGGATCTACCATTTCCTCAGAATAAACTCCTGACTGTACGACACAGTTCAGGAACTGCTGAACATCGACATGTTACTCATGATGAAGTCTATTTGATTCCTGTTATTAATCAGCCATTGTCTTCTAATCTCTATTACGCCATTAAAGCTGATGGAAAACATAAAGG GGAAACATATGCAAATTCAAAAGAAGAAGACGTGATTATAAACTGTTGTGGCATCCGAAGCATTAAAGATGCAAAACCAAGATCATTTGATTCCCAAGACATCTATCAACAATTCCAGTTTTCTACAACTACATCAACATGGCGCGACTCGACCACGCTCTTAGCCAAATCTTTTGCACCAAATGGACACCCTCCACATTTCTTACGTCGGAAAGCTTGGACAATTAGTGGCAAAACCCCACGTAATTTCACTCTTCATGAAGTTTCCGGCCTTAACACGTCTCTTCGAGCTCATTTACCCGATTTCAACTTCCCAATTTCTCAACAATGTTCTACACCACCCTTGGTGGTTGGTACTTGGTATTGTCCCTTCATGTTCATCATTGAGGGTTCGGAAAAAGAGCGGATTAAAAACTCGGTTTTCTATCACATGACTCTTGAGCAAAGATGGGAGCGAGTTTTTAGTGTCGATAATAATGATTATGGTCATGCAAATAAGGTTACAGTCGATATTGTTGTTCCGACTGAGGTGGCTAGAATTGGTGGACAAGAGGAAGCACTAGCCTATATGAATAATGATAATAAGGTGGTGTGGTTTAAGACTAGAGATAGAGAGGTGGGATTAAGCAAGTTAATTGTGGATAGAATGATGTGGGAAGAAGAAAGAGTTGGATGGGTTAAAGTTATAGAGGATAAGCAAGTGAGGGTGGTTAAGGAAGAAGTGTATGAAGGATTAGTGAATGGTTGGAGGAGTTTTGGATGTTATGTTTTGGTTGAGAGTTTTGTATTGAAGAGGAATGATGGAAGTATTGTGATGACTTATGATTTCATGCATACTCATCAACTAAAAAGCAAATGGGAGTAA
- the LOC141600487 gene encoding aspartic proteinase nepenthesin-2-like, with product MIIHDSKHPKFEYFNEINEEAHGSGSLNVIKRVYVTSIEIGHQQLFLVFDTGSHFTWVQWESCRLCLPSQPPIIASYRVTRDFLFERCDRTLGNNCKYKEDTPNSVCELNVCMYQVKYKDQSGSLGFVSTEVVTPFTNKTISQRMVFGMGLDNKCFPEYSCFQGVAGFGAGPLAIPFQLTPRPTRWAFCLPLNQSMDGSFMVGDDAQILGEYKTAPLIDHKYYYLTILSEIFVIGKGKIPAPNTTTILIDTGATFSYLEDSMFDDLVSMLKEHVKETYDDSPVLGPYVEDLDLELCYLKPHQIEITIVIGDAYLLLADPEKVWWKYTEYVYCLSFKRNGRAPHSTLGNLHIRGYKVAYDLNPKQQSIQISTGQEEAGCFTPIAV from the coding sequence ATGATCATCCATGACAGCAAACACCCCAAATTTGaatattttaatgagattaacgAAGAGGCTCATGGGAGTGGAAGTCTAAATGTAATAAAAAGGGTGTATGTTACTAGTATCGAAATTGGGCATCAGCAATTGTTCCTGGTTTTCGATACTGGTTCGCACTTTACCTGGGTCCAATGGGAGAGTTGTAGACTTTGTCTCCCTAGCCAGCCACCAATCATAGCTTCATATCGAGtcacccgcgactttctctttgaACGTTGCGACCGGACACTAGGAAATAACTGCAAGTATAAGGAGGACACCCCTAATTCAGTGTGCGAACTTAATGTGTGCATGTACCAAGTTAAATACAAAGATCAAAGCGGGTCATTGGGGTTTGTAAGTACCGAAGTTGTAACACCATTTACCAATAAAACCATATCCCAACGAATGGTATTCGGCATGGGTCTCGATAATAAATGCTTCCCTGAATACTCTTGCTTCCAAGGGGTGGCCGGCTTCGGGGCTGGGCCACTTGCTATACCATTTCAACTAACCCCTAGACCTACACGGTGGGCTTTCTGTCTACCACTCAATCAGTCCATGGACGGATCTTTCATGGTGGGGGATGACGCCCAGATACTTGGAGAGTATAAGACAGCACCACTCATCGATCACAAATACTATTACTTAACCATTCTGAGTGAGATATTTGTGATTGGTAAGGGGAAAATTCCAGCTCCAAACACAACAACTATCTTAATTGATACTGGAGCAACCTTTAGCTACCTGGAAGATTCGATGTTTGACGACTTGGTAAGCATGTTGAAAGAACATGTGAAAGAGACTTATGATGATAGTCCAGTATTAGGTCCATATGTGGAGGATTTGGACTTGGAACTCTGTTACTTAAAACCCCACCAGATTGAGATAACAATTGTAATTGGAGATGCTTACTTACTCCTCGCGGATCCAGAAAAGGTATGGTGGAAATACACCGAGTATGTGTACTGTTTGTCTTTCAAGCGAAATGGAAGAGCCCCTCATAGTACACTTGGGAACCTCCATATTCGTGGTTATAAGGTCGCCTACGACTTGAACCCCAAACAACAAAGTATCCAAATTTCCACGGGACAAGAAGAGGCTGGCTGTTTTACCCCCATTGCTGTCTGA
- the LOC141600488 gene encoding 17.4 kDa class I heat shock protein-like, whose protein sequence is MWTILNGVGSDGKQIVEWSEICCEKGGDGVETVKADIFESLIEYSIILTVPGINDLTVEIKKKDYEVVIRGERVKPILNQFGPDTKWSVAEISYGQFWRRFRFPLRAEMERVKFHLDNGLLYISVPLNIV, encoded by the coding sequence ATGTGGACGATCTTGAATGGTGTCGGAAGTGATGGTAAGCAAATTGTGGAGTGGTCAGAAATATGTTGTGAAAAAGGAGGTGACGGCGTGGAGACGGTGAAGGCAGATATTTTCGAGAGCCTCATAGAATACAGCATTATTTTGACAGTTCCTGGGATCAACGATTTGACAGTCGAGATTAAGAAGAAAGACTATGAAGTTGTGATTCGTGGTGAGCGTGTGAAGCCTATTCTAAACCAGTTTGGGCCCGATACAAAATGGTCGGTCGCTGAGATAAGTTATGGTCAATTTTGGAGACGTTTTCGTTTTCCATTGAGGGCTGAAATGGAGCGTGTCAAGTTCCATCTTGATAACGGTCTACTGTACATCTCCGTCCCCCTTAACATTGTATGA
- the LOC141600489 gene encoding uncharacterized protein LOC141600489 has translation MYTTKSLTRCKKSRNTLSQLPEGPNSGYLVIEDEDDNTVPTYNNPKPSKKPPIISLPFPQNKLLTIDGKDDEYSYRTNIYLIPVVNQPLSSNLYYVIETDGKHEGKAYASTKEEDKQICCFCIPCIIDFVPRAFNPRDIYQQFEFSVTKTPFNTNKLLAASAAPDGHPPIFLRRYDWEMRSKPAPNFTLKHVSGLNPSLRAQLPDFNFPISEQCSKPVVVGTWYCPFMFIKEESEKERVKYSAFYEMTLEQRWERVFSVENNGYGDEKNVTVDVVVQTRVGKIGGEIAVGAYGSLDKEVVWFKSKDKEVGLSKLIMDRIIWEEERVGWVRGNQEKELRVVKEEVYEGVKGWRNFGCYVLVESFVLKRNNGSIVMTYDFMHAHQLRSKWE, from the exons ATGTATACAACCAAGTCATTAACTCGATGTAAGAAGTCACGAAACACCTTGTCGCAACTACCCGAAGGTCCAAATTCTGGTTATTTGGTAATTGAAGACGAAGATGACAATACGGTGCCAACTTATAATAATCCTAAACCATCCAAAAAACCACCAATTATAAGTCTACCATTTCCACAGAATAAACTTCTAACTATAGATGGGAAAGATGATGAATATAGTTATCGAACAAATATCTATCTGATTCCTGTCGTTAATCAGCCGTTGTCATCTAATTTGTATTATGTCATTGAAACTGATGGAAAGCATGAAGG GAAAGCATATGCAAGTACAAAAGAAGAAGACAAGcaaatatgttgtttttgtaTCCCCTGCATCATAGATTTTGTACCACGAGCCTTTAATCCCCGAGACATATATCAACAATTTGAGTTTTCTGTGACAAAAACACCATTTAACACGAACAAGCTCTTAGCTGCGTCTGCTGCTCCAGACGGACACCCTCCGATATTCCTACGCAGGTATGACTGGGAGATGAGGAGCAAACCCGCACCCAATTTCACCCTAAAACATGTTTCCGGCCTTAACCCGTCTCTTCGAGCTCAATTACCCGATTTCAACTTCCCAATTTCCGAACAATGCTCTAAACCTGTAGTGGTTGGTACTTGGTATTGTCCTTTTATGTTCATCAAGGAAGAGTCGGAAAAAGAAAGGGTTAAATACTCGGCTTTCTATGAAATGACTCTTGAGCAAAGATGGGAGCGTGTTTTTAGTGTCGAGAATAATGGGTACGGTGATGAAAAGAATGTGACAGTTGATGTTGTTGTGCAGACTCGAGTGGGTAAAATTGGTGGAGAAATCGCGGTGGGAGCATATGGGAGTTTGGATAAAGAAGTTGTGTGGTTTAAGAGTAAAGATAAAGAGGTGGGATTAAGTAAATTGATAATGGATAGAATAATTTGGGAAGAAGAAAGGGTTGGATGGGTTAGAGGGAATCAAGAGAAGGAATTGAGAGTGGTTAAGGAAGAAGTGTATGAAGGAGTTAAGGGTTGGAGGAATTTTGGATGTTATGTTTTGGTTGAGAGTTTTGTGTTGAAGAGGAATAATGGAAGTATTGTGATGACTTATGATTTCATGCATGCTCATCAACTTAGAAGTAAGTGGGAGTAG